A genome region from Populus alba chromosome 5, ASM523922v2, whole genome shotgun sequence includes the following:
- the LOC118062219 gene encoding E3 ubiquitin protein ligase DRIP2, protein MGNQNHQHQVVKVRRETIEACMTCPLCNKLLRDATTISECLHTFCRKCIYQRISDEGLDSCPICNINLGCIPLEKLRPDHNLQDVRSKIFPYKRRKVEAPEVVESVTLPVIRRKERSLSSLVVSTPKVSTQTTTTGRRTKPFPRKAAALRGSGFSIEKPIKKEHDRAEDSPESSSSPETPKKFNQNTRQNSSSAEPSQPAPDDEAENGAEPRDGKSDLWQPLNFLVEVANRTKSFKSIPQVNDAKLESRPVRDNEPQVHKTKFKENKDKSKVKDEKNNIDNVSEGTVEPKRLRRIRRKKAAFNNVSGISSPAVLHTAAAKQERRNGPVWFSLLASEEQEGDAPLPQIPSSFLRLKDGNVPVSFIQKYLVKKLDLTSEVEVEIRCMGRPVIPTLLLRNLVDQWLQAAPKPEQVPVSAGSSAKDFVMVLAYARKVPNT, encoded by the exons ATGGGAAATCAGAATCATCAGCATCAGGTGGTGAAAGTGAGGAGAGAAACGATTGAAGCATGCATGACATGTCCTCTCTGCAATAAGTTACTTAGAGATGCCACTACCATATCTGAGTGTCTACATACGT TTTGCAGGAAGTGTATATATCAGAGGATATCAGATGAGGGACTAGATAGCTGCCCCATATGCAATATCAATCTGGGTTGTATTCCATTGGAAaaattaag GCCAGATCACAATTTGCAAGATGTGAGGTCCAAGATTTTCCCATACAAAAGAAGAAAGGTAGAGGCACCTGAAGTTGTAGAGTCGGTTACATTACCAGTTATAAGAAGAAAGGAGAGGTCACTCTCATCATTGGTAGTCAGCACTCCTAAAGTTTCCACTCAGACTACCACAACAGGAAGAAGaacaaaaccttttccaagaaAGGCTGCTGCTTTACGAGGTTCAGGTTTTTCAATTGAGAAACCCATTAAAAAGGAACATGATCGTGCTGAAGACAGTCCAGAGAGCTCAAGTTCACCTGAAACTCCGAAAAAGTTCAATCAGAATACACGGCAG AATTCTTCCTCTGCCGAACCTAGTCAACCTGCTCCTGATGATGAAGCAGAGAATGGGGCCGAACCAAGGGATGGGAAGTCAGATCTCTGGCaacctttaaattttttggtGGAAGTTGCAAACAGAACCAAGTCATTCAAGTCTATTCCACAAGTTAATGATGCTAAATTAGAATCACGACCTGTCCGTGACAATGAACCTCAAGTGCATAAAACCAAATTTAAGGAGAACAAAGACAAATCAAAAGTAAAGGATGAAAAGAATAATATCGATAATGTCTCTGAAGGAACAGTGGAACCAAAAAGGTTGCGCAGGATTCGTCGAAAAAAGGCAGCTTTTAATAACGTTTCGGGCATTTCATCCCCAGCGGTGCTGCACACTGCTGCTGCAAagcaagaaagaagaaatggcCCTGTTTGGTTTTCACTATTGGCTTCTGAAGAACA ggaaGGAGATGCACCTTTGCCACAAATTCCTTCAAGTTTTTTAAGGCTAAA GGATGGAAATGTACCTGTTTCTTTCATCCAGAAGTACTTGGTGAAGAAGCTAGACCTCACTAGTGAAGTTGAG GTTGAGATCAGATGCATGGGAAGACCAGTGATCCCTACATTACTATTGCGTAATTTAGTTGATCAGTGGCTACAGGCAGCACCAAAGCCTGAACAGGTTCCAGTGTCTGCTGGTTCCTCGGCAAAGGATTTTGTGATGGTGCTGGCCTATGCTCGAAAGGTCCCAAACACATAA
- the LOC118061842 gene encoding probable galacturonosyltransferase 6 isoform X3, translating into MKKFRRWQRIFLLSLLCLTVLAPILFVSVGRKELISDLSNLRYRRDSVQLNAIEQEEGEGLKGPKLVVYDEKELGSRLRYSTSEENNDSKKYGNIGEIDRGSKSSQRGTNHESREENRQIPQETVTSRSEAKLQGQSNQTTVRHDQNMRSPFRIFTDEKVMQMKDDLIRAKAYLSMAPPGSNSHLVKELRLRIKESERAVSAANKDSDLSRSALQKKRSLEVTLSKASRVFPDCSAMALKLRAMTYNAEEQVRAQKNQATYLVQLSGRTTPKGLHCLSMRLTAEYFALSPEERQLPNQQRVHDADLYHYAVFSDNVLACAVVVNSTVSSAMEPEKIVLHIVTDSLNLPTISMWFLLNPPGKATIQIQSLVDFKGLSANYNSTLKQLNSHDSRYTSALNHLRFYLPDVFPQLNKIVLFDHDVVVQKDLAGLWSLNMKGKVIGAVDTCREGEPSFRRMDKFINFSDPFVIKRFDAKACTWAFGMNLFDLQEWRRHKLTALYNKYLQLGHTRQLWKAGSLPLGWATFYNRTVILDRRWHKLGLGHEAGVGLDGVERAAVLHYDGVMKPWLDIGIGKYKSYWSKHINYDHPYLQQCNIHE; encoded by the exons atgaagaaattccGTCGGTGGCAGAGGATTTTCTTACTCTCTTTGCTCTGTTTAACTGTCTTGGCTCCCATACTTTTCGTTTCTGTAG GGCGGAAAGAGTTGATTTCGGATTTGTCAAATCTT AGATATAGGAGAGATTCTGTACAGCTTAATGCCATTGAGCAG GAAGAAGGTGAAGGTTTGAAAGGGCCGAAACTAGTGGTGTATGATGAGAAGGAACTGGGTTCTAGACTTCGTTACAGTACTTCAGAAGAGAATAATGATTCTAAGAAATATggaaatattggagaaataGATCGAGGTTCAAAGAGTTCTCAAAGAG GAACTAATCATGAAAGTAGAGAAGAAAATCGGCAGATTCCACAGGAAACAGTAACATCCAGATCAGAAGCAAAG CTGCAGGGGCAGTCCAATCAAACAACAGTTCGACATGATCAGAACATGCGATCTCCATTCCGGATATTTACTGATGAGAAGGTAATGCAGATGAAAGATGATCTGATTAGAGCAAAGGCATACTTGAGTATGGCACCACCAGGCAGTAACTCTCACTTGGTAAAAGAGTTGAGATTGCGAATCAAAGAATCTGAACGAGCTGTTAGTGCAGCCAACAAGGACTCAGATTTATCAAGGAG TGCACTACAGAAAAAGAGATCCTTGGAGGTTACCTTATCAAAAGCCAGTCGTGTTTTCCCGGACTGCTCGGCCATGGCTTTGAAGCTTCGTGCCATGACTTACAATGCTGAAGAACAGGTCCGAGCACAGAAGAATCAAGCAACGTATCTTGTTCAGCTTTCTGGAAGGACTACGCCAAAAGGCTTACACTGCCTTTCTATGCGGTTGACAGCTGAATATTTTGCCTTGTCACCTGAGGAAAGACAGCTCCCTAACCAACAAAGGGTGCATGATGCAGATCTCTATCACTATGCTGTTTTCTCCGATAATGTTCTAGCCTGTGCTGTGGTTGTCAATTCCACTGTTTCCTCTGCCATG GAGCCAGAGAAAATTGTTCTTCACATAGTGACTGATTCTCTCAATCTCCCAACAATCTCAATGTGGTTCTTATTGAATCCTCCTGGCAAAGCTACAATTCAGATCCAGAGCTTAGTTGATTTCAAAGGGTTGTCCgccaattacaattcaacattgAAGCAACTAAATTCCCATGATTCAAGATATACTTCTGCACTGAACCATCTTCGTTTCTATCTACCAGATGTCTTCCCCCAGCTGAATAAGATTGTTCTGTTTGACCATGATGTGGTAGTGCAAAAGGATCTAGCTGGCCTTTGGAGTCTTAATATGAAAGGAAAAGTCATTGGAGCAGTGGACACGTGCCGTGAAGGTGAACCTTCATTTCGCCGGATGGATAAGTTCATCAATTTCTCAGATCCATTTGTGATTAAGAGGTTTGATGCCAAGGCATGTACATGGGCATTTGGAATGAATTTGTTTGATCTGCAAGAGTGGAGGAGGCATAAATTAACTGCTCTCTACAATAAATACTTGCAACTG GGCCACACAAGGCAATTGTGGAAAGCGGGTAGTTTGCCTTTAGGTTGGGCCACTTTCTACAACCGGACGGTTATTCTGGACAGGAGATGGCATAAACTCGGACTTGGCCATGAGGCGGGTGTTGGACTCGACGGTGTTGAGCGGGCAGCGGTATTACACTATGATGGAGTCATGAAACCATGGCTGGATATTGGTATTGGAAAGTACAAGAGTTACTGGAGCAAGCATATCAACTACGACCATCCCTACTTACAACAGTGCAATATCCACGAGTAA
- the LOC118062228 gene encoding PRA1 family protein F2 yields the protein MTSPYPAPAPAPYDSLLSNAAPSTFLTRSADTTTNFFATCRPWREFIEFSSFNRPLSFGEATIRVKRNLYYFRVNYTMIILFILFLSLLWHPLSMIVFLIVFVAWFFLYFFRDQPLVIFHRPIDDRVVLGLLAVVTIIALIFTHVWLNVLVSVLIGVAVVVLHAAFRGTENLYLDGHDLADEGLFSVVGSPMRAGYTRV from the coding sequence ATGACTTCTCCATATCCAGCTCCAGCTCCAGCTCCGTACGATTCCCTCCTGTCCAACGCAGCTCCGTCCACCTTCCTCACCCGCTCCGCCGATACTACAACCAACTTCTTCGCCACGTGCCGTCCATGGCGCGAATTTATTGAATTCTCCTCCTTCAATCGCCCGCTCTCCTTCGGCGAAGCCACAATCCGCGTAAAACGCAACCTCTACTATTTTCGCGTTAATTACACTATGATAATCCTCTTTATCCTCTTTTTAAGCCTCTTATGGCACCCTCTCTCGATGATTGTCTTCTTAATCGTCTTTGTCGCTTGGTTTTTCCTCTACTTCTTTCGTGACCAGCCACTGGTGATTTTCCATCGTCCGATTGATGATCGTGTGGTGCTTGGTTTGCTTGCCGTCGTTACTATTATTGCTTTGATTTTCACTCACGTCTGGTTAAATGTCTTGGTATCGGTTTTGATTGGGGTTGCTGTTGTTGTATTACACGCTGCGTTTAGGGGAACTGAGAATTTGTATTTGGATGGGCATGATTTGGCTGATGAAGGCTTGTTTTCTGTTGTGGGGAGTCCTATGAGAGCTGGCTATACTCGCGTTTAA
- the LOC118062226 gene encoding uncharacterized protein, translating to MEMFSCLFPGETPLHNSITADRYPTAVHLLENGANPIAATDSGLTPLHYAANSGLKKFLLLLILKGAEVDANANSGTPLKCAAIHGQKKAVKILLDNHANPNMIFDFIHPPLVASILASSFDCVKLLLQAGADPNTCSLGTTPLEVAASNGETQAIRCLLNAGADPNVTNSLGLKPVEVAALGGHVILRMSEFSCHLHFLFQKLLTGALMEL from the exons ATGGAAATGTTCTCTTGCCTCTTTCCAGGTGAAACTCCTTTGCACAATTCTATTACAGCAGATCGTTATCCAACCGCAGTTCATCTTCTTGAGAATGGGGCAAACCCGATTGCTGCAACCGACAGCGGGCTCACTCCTCTCCATTACGCTGCAAACTCAG GGTTGAAGAAATTTCTGTTACTGCTGATTTTGAAAGGTGCTGAAGTGGATGCAAACGCTAATTCTGGCACACCATTGAAGTGTGCTGCAATTCATGGTCAGAAAAAAGCTGTTAAAATCTTGTTGGATAATCATGCCAAT CCAAACATGATTTTTGATTTCATTCACCCCCCCCTGGTGGCATCCATTTTGGCTTCGTCATTTGACTGTGTAAAGCTATTGCTTCAG GCTGGAGCTGATCCAAACACTTGCTCTCTCGGGACGACACCCTTAGAAGTGGCAGCTTCTAACGGGGAGACACAAGCTATAAGATGCTTGCTGAATGCCGGAGCAGATCCAAATGTGACTAATAGT CTTGGTTTAAAACCAGTTGAAGTTGCTGCTTTAGGTGGTCATGTCATATTGAGGATGTCAGAATTCTCTTGCCACTTACATTTCCTATTCCAAAAGTTACTGACTGGAGCTTTGATGGAATTATGA
- the LOC118061842 gene encoding probable galacturonosyltransferase 6 isoform X4, with the protein MKKFRRWQRIFLLSLLCLTVLAPILFVSVGRKELISDLSNLRYRRDSVQLNAIEQEEGEGLKGPKLVVYDEKELGSRLRYSTSEENNDSKKYGNIGEIDRGSKSSQRGTNHESREENRQIPQETVTSRSEAKGQSNQTTVRHDQNMRSPFRIFTDEKVMQMKDDLIRAKAYLSMAPPGSNSHLVKELRLRIKESERAVSAANKDSDLSRSALQKKRSLEVTLSKASRVFPDCSAMALKLRAMTYNAEEQVRAQKNQATYLVQLSGRTTPKGLHCLSMRLTAEYFALSPEERQLPNQQRVHDADLYHYAVFSDNVLACAVVVNSTVSSAMEPEKIVLHIVTDSLNLPTISMWFLLNPPGKATIQIQSLVDFKGLSANYNSTLKQLNSHDSRYTSALNHLRFYLPDVFPQLNKIVLFDHDVVVQKDLAGLWSLNMKGKVIGAVDTCREGEPSFRRMDKFINFSDPFVIKRFDAKACTWAFGMNLFDLQEWRRHKLTALYNKYLQLGHTRQLWKAGSLPLGWATFYNRTVILDRRWHKLGLGHEAGVGLDGVERAAVLHYDGVMKPWLDIGIGKYKSYWSKHINYDHPYLQQCNIHE; encoded by the exons atgaagaaattccGTCGGTGGCAGAGGATTTTCTTACTCTCTTTGCTCTGTTTAACTGTCTTGGCTCCCATACTTTTCGTTTCTGTAG GGCGGAAAGAGTTGATTTCGGATTTGTCAAATCTT AGATATAGGAGAGATTCTGTACAGCTTAATGCCATTGAGCAG GAAGAAGGTGAAGGTTTGAAAGGGCCGAAACTAGTGGTGTATGATGAGAAGGAACTGGGTTCTAGACTTCGTTACAGTACTTCAGAAGAGAATAATGATTCTAAGAAATATggaaatattggagaaataGATCGAGGTTCAAAGAGTTCTCAAAGAG GAACTAATCATGAAAGTAGAGAAGAAAATCGGCAGATTCCACAGGAAACAGTAACATCCAGATCAGAAGCAAAG GGGCAGTCCAATCAAACAACAGTTCGACATGATCAGAACATGCGATCTCCATTCCGGATATTTACTGATGAGAAGGTAATGCAGATGAAAGATGATCTGATTAGAGCAAAGGCATACTTGAGTATGGCACCACCAGGCAGTAACTCTCACTTGGTAAAAGAGTTGAGATTGCGAATCAAAGAATCTGAACGAGCTGTTAGTGCAGCCAACAAGGACTCAGATTTATCAAGGAG TGCACTACAGAAAAAGAGATCCTTGGAGGTTACCTTATCAAAAGCCAGTCGTGTTTTCCCGGACTGCTCGGCCATGGCTTTGAAGCTTCGTGCCATGACTTACAATGCTGAAGAACAGGTCCGAGCACAGAAGAATCAAGCAACGTATCTTGTTCAGCTTTCTGGAAGGACTACGCCAAAAGGCTTACACTGCCTTTCTATGCGGTTGACAGCTGAATATTTTGCCTTGTCACCTGAGGAAAGACAGCTCCCTAACCAACAAAGGGTGCATGATGCAGATCTCTATCACTATGCTGTTTTCTCCGATAATGTTCTAGCCTGTGCTGTGGTTGTCAATTCCACTGTTTCCTCTGCCATG GAGCCAGAGAAAATTGTTCTTCACATAGTGACTGATTCTCTCAATCTCCCAACAATCTCAATGTGGTTCTTATTGAATCCTCCTGGCAAAGCTACAATTCAGATCCAGAGCTTAGTTGATTTCAAAGGGTTGTCCgccaattacaattcaacattgAAGCAACTAAATTCCCATGATTCAAGATATACTTCTGCACTGAACCATCTTCGTTTCTATCTACCAGATGTCTTCCCCCAGCTGAATAAGATTGTTCTGTTTGACCATGATGTGGTAGTGCAAAAGGATCTAGCTGGCCTTTGGAGTCTTAATATGAAAGGAAAAGTCATTGGAGCAGTGGACACGTGCCGTGAAGGTGAACCTTCATTTCGCCGGATGGATAAGTTCATCAATTTCTCAGATCCATTTGTGATTAAGAGGTTTGATGCCAAGGCATGTACATGGGCATTTGGAATGAATTTGTTTGATCTGCAAGAGTGGAGGAGGCATAAATTAACTGCTCTCTACAATAAATACTTGCAACTG GGCCACACAAGGCAATTGTGGAAAGCGGGTAGTTTGCCTTTAGGTTGGGCCACTTTCTACAACCGGACGGTTATTCTGGACAGGAGATGGCATAAACTCGGACTTGGCCATGAGGCGGGTGTTGGACTCGACGGTGTTGAGCGGGCAGCGGTATTACACTATGATGGAGTCATGAAACCATGGCTGGATATTGGTATTGGAAAGTACAAGAGTTACTGGAGCAAGCATATCAACTACGACCATCCCTACTTACAACAGTGCAATATCCACGAGTAA
- the LOC118061842 gene encoding probable galacturonosyltransferase 6 isoform X2: MKKFRRWQRIFLLSLLCLTVLAPILFVSVGRKELISDLSNLRYRRDSVQLNAIEQEEGEGLKGPKLVVYDEKELGSRLRYSTSEENNDSKKYGNIGEIDRGSKSSQRGGNMSIPLERTNHESREENRQIPQETVTSRSEAKGQSNQTTVRHDQNMRSPFRIFTDEKVMQMKDDLIRAKAYLSMAPPGSNSHLVKELRLRIKESERAVSAANKDSDLSRSALQKKRSLEVTLSKASRVFPDCSAMALKLRAMTYNAEEQVRAQKNQATYLVQLSGRTTPKGLHCLSMRLTAEYFALSPEERQLPNQQRVHDADLYHYAVFSDNVLACAVVVNSTVSSAMEPEKIVLHIVTDSLNLPTISMWFLLNPPGKATIQIQSLVDFKGLSANYNSTLKQLNSHDSRYTSALNHLRFYLPDVFPQLNKIVLFDHDVVVQKDLAGLWSLNMKGKVIGAVDTCREGEPSFRRMDKFINFSDPFVIKRFDAKACTWAFGMNLFDLQEWRRHKLTALYNKYLQLGHTRQLWKAGSLPLGWATFYNRTVILDRRWHKLGLGHEAGVGLDGVERAAVLHYDGVMKPWLDIGIGKYKSYWSKHINYDHPYLQQCNIHE, from the exons atgaagaaattccGTCGGTGGCAGAGGATTTTCTTACTCTCTTTGCTCTGTTTAACTGTCTTGGCTCCCATACTTTTCGTTTCTGTAG GGCGGAAAGAGTTGATTTCGGATTTGTCAAATCTT AGATATAGGAGAGATTCTGTACAGCTTAATGCCATTGAGCAG GAAGAAGGTGAAGGTTTGAAAGGGCCGAAACTAGTGGTGTATGATGAGAAGGAACTGGGTTCTAGACTTCGTTACAGTACTTCAGAAGAGAATAATGATTCTAAGAAATATggaaatattggagaaataGATCGAGGTTCAAAGAGTTCTCAAAGAGGTGGAAACATGTCAATTCCTTTGGAAA GAACTAATCATGAAAGTAGAGAAGAAAATCGGCAGATTCCACAGGAAACAGTAACATCCAGATCAGAAGCAAAG GGGCAGTCCAATCAAACAACAGTTCGACATGATCAGAACATGCGATCTCCATTCCGGATATTTACTGATGAGAAGGTAATGCAGATGAAAGATGATCTGATTAGAGCAAAGGCATACTTGAGTATGGCACCACCAGGCAGTAACTCTCACTTGGTAAAAGAGTTGAGATTGCGAATCAAAGAATCTGAACGAGCTGTTAGTGCAGCCAACAAGGACTCAGATTTATCAAGGAG TGCACTACAGAAAAAGAGATCCTTGGAGGTTACCTTATCAAAAGCCAGTCGTGTTTTCCCGGACTGCTCGGCCATGGCTTTGAAGCTTCGTGCCATGACTTACAATGCTGAAGAACAGGTCCGAGCACAGAAGAATCAAGCAACGTATCTTGTTCAGCTTTCTGGAAGGACTACGCCAAAAGGCTTACACTGCCTTTCTATGCGGTTGACAGCTGAATATTTTGCCTTGTCACCTGAGGAAAGACAGCTCCCTAACCAACAAAGGGTGCATGATGCAGATCTCTATCACTATGCTGTTTTCTCCGATAATGTTCTAGCCTGTGCTGTGGTTGTCAATTCCACTGTTTCCTCTGCCATG GAGCCAGAGAAAATTGTTCTTCACATAGTGACTGATTCTCTCAATCTCCCAACAATCTCAATGTGGTTCTTATTGAATCCTCCTGGCAAAGCTACAATTCAGATCCAGAGCTTAGTTGATTTCAAAGGGTTGTCCgccaattacaattcaacattgAAGCAACTAAATTCCCATGATTCAAGATATACTTCTGCACTGAACCATCTTCGTTTCTATCTACCAGATGTCTTCCCCCAGCTGAATAAGATTGTTCTGTTTGACCATGATGTGGTAGTGCAAAAGGATCTAGCTGGCCTTTGGAGTCTTAATATGAAAGGAAAAGTCATTGGAGCAGTGGACACGTGCCGTGAAGGTGAACCTTCATTTCGCCGGATGGATAAGTTCATCAATTTCTCAGATCCATTTGTGATTAAGAGGTTTGATGCCAAGGCATGTACATGGGCATTTGGAATGAATTTGTTTGATCTGCAAGAGTGGAGGAGGCATAAATTAACTGCTCTCTACAATAAATACTTGCAACTG GGCCACACAAGGCAATTGTGGAAAGCGGGTAGTTTGCCTTTAGGTTGGGCCACTTTCTACAACCGGACGGTTATTCTGGACAGGAGATGGCATAAACTCGGACTTGGCCATGAGGCGGGTGTTGGACTCGACGGTGTTGAGCGGGCAGCGGTATTACACTATGATGGAGTCATGAAACCATGGCTGGATATTGGTATTGGAAAGTACAAGAGTTACTGGAGCAAGCATATCAACTACGACCATCCCTACTTACAACAGTGCAATATCCACGAGTAA
- the LOC118061842 gene encoding probable galacturonosyltransferase 6 isoform X1: MKKFRRWQRIFLLSLLCLTVLAPILFVSVGRKELISDLSNLRYRRDSVQLNAIEQEEGEGLKGPKLVVYDEKELGSRLRYSTSEENNDSKKYGNIGEIDRGSKSSQRGGNMSIPLERTNHESREENRQIPQETVTSRSEAKLQGQSNQTTVRHDQNMRSPFRIFTDEKVMQMKDDLIRAKAYLSMAPPGSNSHLVKELRLRIKESERAVSAANKDSDLSRSALQKKRSLEVTLSKASRVFPDCSAMALKLRAMTYNAEEQVRAQKNQATYLVQLSGRTTPKGLHCLSMRLTAEYFALSPEERQLPNQQRVHDADLYHYAVFSDNVLACAVVVNSTVSSAMEPEKIVLHIVTDSLNLPTISMWFLLNPPGKATIQIQSLVDFKGLSANYNSTLKQLNSHDSRYTSALNHLRFYLPDVFPQLNKIVLFDHDVVVQKDLAGLWSLNMKGKVIGAVDTCREGEPSFRRMDKFINFSDPFVIKRFDAKACTWAFGMNLFDLQEWRRHKLTALYNKYLQLGHTRQLWKAGSLPLGWATFYNRTVILDRRWHKLGLGHEAGVGLDGVERAAVLHYDGVMKPWLDIGIGKYKSYWSKHINYDHPYLQQCNIHE, encoded by the exons atgaagaaattccGTCGGTGGCAGAGGATTTTCTTACTCTCTTTGCTCTGTTTAACTGTCTTGGCTCCCATACTTTTCGTTTCTGTAG GGCGGAAAGAGTTGATTTCGGATTTGTCAAATCTT AGATATAGGAGAGATTCTGTACAGCTTAATGCCATTGAGCAG GAAGAAGGTGAAGGTTTGAAAGGGCCGAAACTAGTGGTGTATGATGAGAAGGAACTGGGTTCTAGACTTCGTTACAGTACTTCAGAAGAGAATAATGATTCTAAGAAATATggaaatattggagaaataGATCGAGGTTCAAAGAGTTCTCAAAGAGGTGGAAACATGTCAATTCCTTTGGAAA GAACTAATCATGAAAGTAGAGAAGAAAATCGGCAGATTCCACAGGAAACAGTAACATCCAGATCAGAAGCAAAG CTGCAGGGGCAGTCCAATCAAACAACAGTTCGACATGATCAGAACATGCGATCTCCATTCCGGATATTTACTGATGAGAAGGTAATGCAGATGAAAGATGATCTGATTAGAGCAAAGGCATACTTGAGTATGGCACCACCAGGCAGTAACTCTCACTTGGTAAAAGAGTTGAGATTGCGAATCAAAGAATCTGAACGAGCTGTTAGTGCAGCCAACAAGGACTCAGATTTATCAAGGAG TGCACTACAGAAAAAGAGATCCTTGGAGGTTACCTTATCAAAAGCCAGTCGTGTTTTCCCGGACTGCTCGGCCATGGCTTTGAAGCTTCGTGCCATGACTTACAATGCTGAAGAACAGGTCCGAGCACAGAAGAATCAAGCAACGTATCTTGTTCAGCTTTCTGGAAGGACTACGCCAAAAGGCTTACACTGCCTTTCTATGCGGTTGACAGCTGAATATTTTGCCTTGTCACCTGAGGAAAGACAGCTCCCTAACCAACAAAGGGTGCATGATGCAGATCTCTATCACTATGCTGTTTTCTCCGATAATGTTCTAGCCTGTGCTGTGGTTGTCAATTCCACTGTTTCCTCTGCCATG GAGCCAGAGAAAATTGTTCTTCACATAGTGACTGATTCTCTCAATCTCCCAACAATCTCAATGTGGTTCTTATTGAATCCTCCTGGCAAAGCTACAATTCAGATCCAGAGCTTAGTTGATTTCAAAGGGTTGTCCgccaattacaattcaacattgAAGCAACTAAATTCCCATGATTCAAGATATACTTCTGCACTGAACCATCTTCGTTTCTATCTACCAGATGTCTTCCCCCAGCTGAATAAGATTGTTCTGTTTGACCATGATGTGGTAGTGCAAAAGGATCTAGCTGGCCTTTGGAGTCTTAATATGAAAGGAAAAGTCATTGGAGCAGTGGACACGTGCCGTGAAGGTGAACCTTCATTTCGCCGGATGGATAAGTTCATCAATTTCTCAGATCCATTTGTGATTAAGAGGTTTGATGCCAAGGCATGTACATGGGCATTTGGAATGAATTTGTTTGATCTGCAAGAGTGGAGGAGGCATAAATTAACTGCTCTCTACAATAAATACTTGCAACTG GGCCACACAAGGCAATTGTGGAAAGCGGGTAGTTTGCCTTTAGGTTGGGCCACTTTCTACAACCGGACGGTTATTCTGGACAGGAGATGGCATAAACTCGGACTTGGCCATGAGGCGGGTGTTGGACTCGACGGTGTTGAGCGGGCAGCGGTATTACACTATGATGGAGTCATGAAACCATGGCTGGATATTGGTATTGGAAAGTACAAGAGTTACTGGAGCAAGCATATCAACTACGACCATCCCTACTTACAACAGTGCAATATCCACGAGTAA